One Candidatus Ornithobacterium hominis genomic region harbors:
- a CDS encoding 5'-nucleotidase C-terminal domain-containing protein, with product MKFPVNYLFILIFIFSCRPVLHQSAAPQKELFSIDSLTPPHRDAQQLIAPYKKQLDAQMDKVITYNPYILNKEGLNSNLALVSADALLAVANEVYQKKYGKEVDAALTNSGGLRRNFTPGNLTVRSIYELMPFENEVVVVEISGQKFKEMIEFLRKGKGHPIAGFSFARQGEDSDILIKNQPFDVNKTYTIATTDFLQKGGDGMDFLANPIKLHPLDLKLRDLFIQYFEKSDTIRINTTPRYR from the coding sequence ATGAAATTCCCTGTAAATTATTTATTTATTCTGATTTTCATTTTCTCTTGCCGCCCCGTTTTGCATCAAAGTGCTGCGCCACAAAAAGAACTATTCAGCATTGATTCGCTAACTCCACCTCACAGAGATGCTCAGCAACTCATTGCTCCGTATAAAAAGCAATTGGATGCGCAGATGGATAAAGTCATTACGTACAATCCCTATATTCTAAACAAAGAGGGGCTAAACTCTAATTTAGCACTCGTGAGTGCTGATGCGCTGCTGGCTGTGGCGAATGAGGTTTACCAAAAAAAATATGGTAAAGAAGTTGATGCGGCGCTCACCAATAGTGGTGGCTTGCGCCGTAATTTCACGCCAGGGAATCTAACTGTACGGTCAATTTATGAGCTGATGCCGTTTGAGAATGAAGTCGTTGTAGTGGAAATTTCAGGGCAAAAATTCAAGGAAATGATTGAATTTTTGAGAAAAGGCAAAGGACACCCCATTGCAGGATTTAGCTTTGCTCGGCAAGGTGAAGATTCTGATATTTTGATAAAAAATCAACCTTTTGATGTGAATAAAACTTACACGATTGCGACCACCGATTTTTTGCAAAAGGGTGGCGATGGTATGGATTTTCTAGCGAACCCGATAAAGCTTCATCCGCTTGATTTGAAACTAAGAGATTTGTTTATTCAATATTTTGAGAAATCAGACACAATAAGAATTAATACAACACCACGCTACAGATAA
- a CDS encoding bifunctional metallophosphatase/5'-nucleotidase: MKRRHFIQQTLAATAFATLPAMPAWAKSGTKRLSILHTNDQHSRIEPFETSENEKYSNRGGFARRATLIERIRAQEKNVLLLDAGDIFQGTPYFNFFGGELEFKLMSQMKYDACTMGNHDFDNGLQGFEKQLKHADFSFICSNYDFRNTILEGKTKAYQIFVKDGIRVGIFGLGIDFAGLVPKDLYQETQYLNPVEIAQEMTQKLKEKHCDLIICLSHLGFKYDSSKIDDSKLAQQTKDIDLIIGGHTHTFLPAPVEMKNTEGKTVLINQVGWGGLNLGKIDFEFSLDKKQKYYSAKSLPITPNLV, from the coding sequence ATGAAAAGAAGACATTTTATTCAGCAAACGTTAGCTGCCACAGCTTTTGCGACTTTACCCGCCATGCCAGCTTGGGCGAAGTCTGGCACGAAAAGATTAAGCATTTTACATACCAATGACCAACACAGCCGCATAGAACCTTTTGAGACTTCTGAGAACGAGAAATACAGCAACCGTGGCGGTTTTGCGCGCCGTGCTACTCTGATTGAGCGAATTCGGGCTCAAGAAAAAAATGTTTTGCTATTGGATGCTGGTGACATCTTCCAAGGGACGCCTTATTTCAATTTTTTTGGCGGAGAATTGGAGTTTAAGCTAATGTCTCAGATGAAATATGATGCCTGCACTATGGGTAATCATGATTTTGATAATGGCTTACAAGGATTTGAAAAACAATTGAAACACGCTGATTTTAGTTTCATTTGCTCTAATTACGATTTTAGAAACACCATTTTAGAAGGGAAAACAAAAGCCTATCAAATTTTTGTGAAAGACGGCATCCGAGTAGGGATCTTCGGGCTTGGTATTGATTTCGCTGGGTTGGTTCCCAAGGATTTGTACCAAGAGACGCAGTACCTAAATCCAGTAGAAATCGCTCAAGAAATGACTCAAAAACTGAAAGAAAAGCATTGTGATTTAATCATTTGCCTTTCACATTTGGGCTTCAAATATGATTCTTCTAAAATTGATGATTCCAAACTGGCTCAGCAAACCAAAGATATTGATTTAATCATCGGAGGGCATACCCATACCTTTTTGCCTGCTCCCGTGGAAATGAAAAACACTGAAGGTAAAACGGTGCTCATCAACCAAGTAGGCTGGGGCGGATTAAATTTAGGCAAAATTGATTTTGAGTTTTCGCTAGATAAAAAGCAGAAATATTATTCTGCGAAATCTTTGCCTATTACTCCCAATTTGGTTTAA
- a CDS encoding YqiA/YcfP family alpha/beta fold hydrolase, translated as MLKILYLHGLNSKLHADRQKVLEQYSTQIAAPRLDYENDLEILNKFLGQNIKYDVIIGSSAGGLLGFFLANQWQIPALLFNPALSFAQHIPNLPDTQNQTALMQICIGWQDEVVLAQESFNFILENFSKPSKIHINIRKDMAHPLPIDWFKQEVASFFIKLSR; from the coding sequence ATGTTGAAAATTCTTTATTTGCATGGGTTAAACAGTAAACTTCATGCTGATAGACAAAAGGTTTTAGAGCAATATTCAACTCAGATAGCGGCGCCACGATTGGATTATGAAAACGATTTGGAAATTCTGAATAAGTTTTTAGGCCAAAACATAAAATACGACGTCATCATCGGCTCCAGTGCAGGCGGTTTGCTTGGCTTCTTCCTTGCCAATCAATGGCAAATCCCAGCCTTACTTTTCAATCCAGCATTGTCTTTTGCCCAGCATATTCCCAATCTGCCTGATACTCAAAATCAAACGGCTTTGATGCAAATCTGCATCGGGTGGCAAGATGAAGTGGTTTTGGCTCAGGAAAGTTTTAACTTTATTTTAGAAAATTTTTCTAAGCCTTCAAAAATTCATATTAACATCAGAAAAGATATGGCTCATCCCTTGCCCATCGATTGGTTTAAACAAGAAGTTGCTAGTTTTTTCATCAAATTGAGTAGATAA
- a CDS encoding dipeptidyl-peptidase 3 family protein gives MKKYITSIASAIILTSCATQKNDISMAKVEPEKYADFTLNTDASQLSKGDQKMLPYLFEVAKIMDELFWYEAYGKKEALLNYLKGDKEKFAVINYGPWDRLNNDAPFIKGIGAKPAGANFYPTNMTKEEFEAANLKDGKSLYTFVRRDMNGNLYTIPYHEMFPKEIERAAKLMEKAAQFAETKDFRTYLLKRAQALRTDDYYESDLAWMNMKDNHLDFIVGPIETYEDQLFGYKASHEAYILVKDQEWSKKLEKYAQFLPELQTNLPVANEYKAEKPGSDADLNAYDVIYYAGHSNAGSKTIAINLPNDERVQLEKGTRRLQLKNAMRAKFDKILKPISELLIDPKQRKNVTFDAFFANTMFHEVAHGLGIKNTINGKGSVRQSLKEHASALEEGKADILGLYMVNQLVNKKELEGDIKDYMTTFMAGIFRSVRFGASSAHGVANMIRFNYFKEKKAFTQNADGTYTLNYENLKTAMNDLSKEILTLQGNGDYNGVAALVEKYGKIPSGLQTDLDRLNQKGIPVDINFIQGLNVYKK, from the coding sequence ATGAAAAAATATATTACAAGTATCGCTTCTGCTATTATTTTAACCAGTTGTGCTACACAAAAAAACGATATCTCAATGGCTAAAGTTGAACCTGAAAAGTATGCCGATTTCACTTTAAATACCGATGCTAGCCAATTGAGCAAGGGCGACCAGAAAATGCTGCCTTACCTGTTTGAAGTAGCAAAAATCATGGACGAACTTTTTTGGTATGAGGCTTACGGTAAAAAAGAGGCGCTGCTAAACTACCTAAAAGGAGATAAAGAAAAGTTTGCAGTCATCAATTACGGGCCTTGGGATAGGCTAAATAATGATGCTCCGTTCATCAAAGGAATTGGCGCAAAACCAGCAGGTGCCAATTTCTACCCAACAAATATGACGAAAGAAGAGTTTGAGGCAGCTAATTTAAAAGACGGGAAAAGTCTTTACACTTTTGTGCGAAGAGATATGAACGGGAATTTGTACACGATTCCTTACCATGAAATGTTTCCTAAAGAAATCGAACGAGCTGCAAAATTAATGGAAAAAGCGGCTCAATTTGCTGAAACGAAAGATTTTAGAACTTATTTGCTAAAACGTGCCCAAGCTCTAAGAACTGATGACTACTACGAGAGTGATTTGGCTTGGATGAACATGAAAGACAACCACCTTGATTTTATAGTAGGACCTATCGAAACTTATGAAGATCAATTATTTGGCTACAAAGCCTCGCACGAAGCTTATATTTTGGTAAAAGACCAAGAGTGGAGCAAAAAATTAGAAAAATATGCTCAATTTTTGCCCGAATTGCAGACTAATTTGCCTGTCGCCAATGAGTACAAAGCAGAAAAACCAGGCAGTGATGCAGATTTAAATGCGTATGATGTGATTTATTATGCTGGGCATAGTAATGCTGGGAGTAAAACAATTGCAATAAACCTCCCTAATGATGAACGCGTACAATTGGAGAAAGGAACTCGCCGCCTACAGCTCAAAAATGCGATGCGAGCAAAATTTGATAAAATTCTAAAACCCATTAGTGAGCTTTTAATTGACCCAAAACAGCGAAAGAACGTCACCTTTGATGCATTTTTTGCGAATACAATGTTTCATGAAGTAGCTCACGGTTTAGGCATCAAAAACACCATCAATGGCAAAGGAAGCGTACGCCAAAGCCTGAAAGAACACGCCTCTGCACTAGAAGAAGGCAAGGCCGATATTTTAGGTCTATACATGGTCAATCAATTAGTTAACAAAAAAGAACTGGAAGGCGATATAAAAGATTATATGACGACTTTCATGGCTGGTATTTTCCGCTCTGTGAGATTTGGTGCAAGCAGCGCACACGGGGTCGCCAATATGATTCGTTTCAATTATTTCAAAGAGAAAAAAGCATTTACTCAAAATGCGGATGGCACATACACCCTGAATTATGAAAACCTAAAAACTGCAATGAATGATTTATCAAAAGAGATTTTGACTTTGCAGGGCAACGGCGATTACAACGGCGTGGCTGCCTTGGTAGAGAAATACGGTAAAATCCCAAGCGGTTTACAAACTGATTTAGATCGCTTGAATCAAAAAGGTATCCCTGTGGATATCAACTTCATCCAAGGACTGAATGTTTATAAAAAATAA
- a CDS encoding NAD-dependent succinate-semialdehyde dehydrogenase, translating to MKSINPYTNELLFEHHEDSAEKIHQVIEKSHQAFLSWRKTGFEERAKKIMKVAQFIEKEKNEFAKIMTLEMGKPISQSIAEIEKCAWVCEYYAENAEKFLEPKSIETDAQKSYIRYDALGVILGIMPWNYPFWQVFRFAIPTLMAGNTVLLKHASNVMQSSKNIAKAFEYAGLGEIFQALIISSEKIEKIIKNPRIKGVSLTGSKPAGSAIAKIAGEEIKPSLLELGGSNALVVFEDCNWDSTLETIVNARFQNTGQSCIAGKRLLIEESIFDSFLKALKIKIENLKSGDPLSSETYIGTLAREDLAEDLEKQMKKSVEMGAEILIGGKRNAAYFEPTLLTNVTTEMPVFQEETFGPLLIAVPFKNENEAIDLVNASDFGLGCSLFTQNLDRAERMISELNEGAVFINELVKSDPRLPFGGVGISGYGRELSEDGILSFVNKKTVFLKA from the coding sequence ATGAAATCAATTAATCCATATACCAACGAACTGCTCTTTGAACACCATGAAGATTCGGCTGAAAAAATTCATCAGGTAATTGAGAAATCACATCAGGCTTTCCTTTCTTGGCGAAAAACTGGCTTTGAAGAACGAGCAAAAAAAATCATGAAAGTCGCCCAATTCATTGAAAAAGAGAAAAATGAATTTGCAAAAATTATGACGCTGGAAATGGGAAAACCCATCAGCCAATCAATCGCCGAAATTGAAAAATGTGCTTGGGTTTGTGAATATTATGCTGAAAATGCAGAAAAATTTTTAGAACCGAAATCCATTGAGACCGATGCTCAAAAATCTTATATCCGCTACGATGCTCTGGGTGTGATTTTAGGCATTATGCCATGGAATTACCCGTTTTGGCAAGTATTTCGTTTTGCAATTCCTACGCTGATGGCGGGCAACACGGTTTTGCTCAAGCATGCTAGCAATGTGATGCAAAGTTCAAAAAATATTGCAAAAGCTTTTGAATACGCTGGTTTAGGAGAAATTTTCCAAGCTTTGATTATTTCTAGTGAAAAAATAGAAAAAATCATCAAAAACCCGAGAATAAAAGGCGTCAGCTTGACTGGCAGCAAGCCTGCGGGTAGCGCGATAGCTAAAATTGCAGGCGAGGAAATTAAACCTTCTCTTTTGGAATTGGGCGGGAGTAATGCACTGGTGGTTTTTGAAGATTGTAACTGGGATTCCACCTTGGAAACGATAGTAAACGCACGCTTCCAAAATACGGGACAAAGTTGCATCGCTGGGAAGCGACTGCTAATAGAAGAGTCTATTTTCGACTCATTTCTAAAGGCTTTAAAAATTAAGATTGAAAATTTAAAATCTGGAGACCCCCTCAGTTCTGAAACTTACATTGGGACTTTGGCAAGAGAAGATTTAGCAGAAGATTTAGAAAAACAAATGAAAAAATCGGTGGAAATGGGAGCTGAAATATTGATAGGTGGAAAGCGTAATGCAGCCTATTTTGAACCGACCTTGCTGACAAATGTTACAACCGAGATGCCTGTTTTTCAAGAAGAGACGTTTGGGCCATTGTTGATTGCAGTTCCCTTTAAAAATGAAAATGAAGCTATTGACTTAGTAAATGCATCTGATTTTGGGTTGGGCTGTTCTTTATTTACTCAAAATTTAGACAGAGCCGAGCGAATGATTTCAGAACTAAATGAAGGTGCAGTTTTCATCAACGAATTGGTCAAAAGTGACCCACGCTTACCCTTTGGCGGTGTTGGAATTTCAGGCTACGGCAGGGAGTTATCAGAAGATGGAATTTTGTCTTTCGTAAATAAAAAAACAGTATTTTTGAAGGCTTAA
- the rsmG gene encoding 16S rRNA (guanine(527)-N(7))-methyltransferase RsmG, whose translation MELIEKYFPELSAQQKKQFKDLGTLYEDWNQKINVISRKDISQLYLKHVLHSLGIAKIEQFVPQQRILDVGTGGGFPGIPLAILYPETDFILIDSIQKKIKVVEEVAEALGLKNVSAQQIRAEKVTGKFNFVISRAVTQMPIFIAWVRQKFLNEKAPMQRLENGILYLKGGDLDEEMKGIKYLEFELSRYFEEDFFETKKLIYFKP comes from the coding sequence ATGGAGCTGATAGAAAAATATTTCCCAGAGCTTTCCGCACAGCAGAAAAAGCAATTTAAAGACTTGGGTACGCTGTACGAGGATTGGAATCAAAAAATCAATGTGATTTCTCGTAAAGACATCAGCCAACTGTATCTCAAACATGTTTTGCATTCCTTGGGCATCGCTAAAATTGAGCAATTTGTCCCACAACAGCGAATTTTGGATGTAGGGACAGGCGGTGGATTCCCTGGGATTCCTTTAGCGATTTTATATCCTGAAACAGATTTTATCCTAATCGATTCCATTCAAAAGAAAATAAAGGTGGTAGAAGAAGTCGCTGAGGCTTTAGGCTTAAAAAACGTTTCTGCACAGCAAATCAGAGCAGAAAAAGTTACAGGGAAATTTAATTTTGTCATCAGCCGTGCGGTGACGCAAATGCCTATATTTATCGCTTGGGTAAGGCAAAAATTTTTAAATGAAAAAGCCCCCATGCAAAGATTAGAAAATGGAATTCTTTACCTGAAAGGGGGAGATTTAGATGAAGAAATGAAGGGTATAAAGTATTTAGAGTTTGAGCTTTCTAGGTATTTTGAGGAAGATTTTTTTGAAACTAAAAAGCTTATTTATTTTAAGCCTTAG
- a CDS encoding adenylate kinase, whose amino-acid sequence MKNIVLFGPPGSGKGTQAGNLVKKFDFVHLSTGEMFRFNMREETELGVLAKEYIAKGELVPDEVTTKMLRAEVINNKTAKGLLFDGYPRTTEQAKDLDEILKQELNEEIDLCLALVVEDEILVQRLLKRGETSNRDDDQNEGIIRNRIAEYYKKTNEVSQHYRGQNKWVEINGEGEIDEITQSLIGEIEKL is encoded by the coding sequence ATGAAAAACATTGTATTGTTTGGACCTCCAGGAAGTGGAAAGGGAACACAAGCGGGAAATCTTGTAAAAAAATTTGATTTTGTACATTTATCAACGGGTGAAATGTTTCGGTTTAATATGCGAGAGGAAACTGAATTGGGAGTTTTGGCCAAAGAATATATAGCCAAAGGCGAATTGGTACCCGATGAAGTGACGACTAAAATGCTGAGAGCAGAAGTGATTAATAACAAAACTGCTAAAGGTTTATTGTTTGACGGGTATCCGCGTACTACAGAGCAGGCCAAAGATTTAGATGAAATTCTAAAACAAGAACTAAATGAAGAGATTGATTTGTGTTTAGCTTTGGTAGTAGAAGATGAAATTTTGGTACAAAGACTCTTGAAGAGAGGAGAAACTAGCAATCGTGATGATGACCAAAATGAGGGAATAATCCGAAATAGAATAGCAGAATATTATAAAAAAACAAACGAGGTTTCTCAACACTACAGAGGTCAAAATAAATGGGTAGAAATCAATGGTGAGGGTGAAATAGATGAAATTACTCAGAGCTTGATTGGCGAAATAGAAAAACTATAG
- the hpt gene encoding hypoxanthine phosphoribosyltransferase, producing the protein MQEISVHDKIFYPFLSEEEIYKAVKNVAQEVYEKFTDDVPIFVGVLNGVVMFISDFLKHYPGDCELAFVQMQSYQGTSSTGEVKKLMDLPSHLVENRHIIIMEDIVDTGNTLEALYQMLENKNVKSLSIAALLFKPEAYQKELKVDFIGLSIPDKFVVGYGLDYNGLGRNLPSIYQVKE; encoded by the coding sequence ATGCAAGAAATTAGTGTTCATGATAAGATATTTTATCCTTTTTTGAGCGAAGAAGAAATTTATAAAGCTGTAAAAAATGTAGCACAAGAGGTTTATGAAAAATTCACAGATGATGTACCGATTTTCGTAGGTGTTTTGAATGGCGTTGTAATGTTTATCAGTGATTTTCTCAAACATTACCCAGGTGATTGTGAGTTGGCTTTCGTGCAAATGCAATCCTATCAAGGTACTTCCTCTACGGGAGAAGTCAAAAAATTAATGGATTTGCCTTCTCATTTAGTCGAAAACAGACATATCATCATCATGGAAGATATTGTGGATACTGGGAACACATTAGAAGCTCTTTACCAAATGCTAGAAAATAAAAATGTGAAAAGTCTTAGTATTGCAGCACTTCTCTTTAAGCCAGAAGCATATCAAAAAGAATTAAAAGTAGATTTTATAGGGCTAAGCATACCCGATAAATTTGTGGTAGGTTATGGCTTAGATTACAACGGGTTAGGAAGAAATTTGCCAAGTATATATCAAGTAAAAGAATAA
- the hemN gene encoding oxygen-independent coproporphyrinogen III oxidase: protein MQKKLIQKYNTPGPRYTSYPTVPYWDENTFSLESWKQTLVKSYQETNQKDGISIYIHLPFCESLCTFCACHKHITKRHEVEDDYIDTVLEEWKLYLQLLGEKPRVKELHFGGGTPTFFSPENLIRLLEGLFENAEIHPEHEFSIEGHPNNTTREHLQALYDFGFKRISFGVQDYDLQIQEAINRIQPYENVERVTLQAREIGYESISHDLVFGLPFHSLEKMKETIRLTKKLNPDRIAFYSYAHVPWVKGVGQRGFDEEDLPTPDKKRELYEVGKQMLEELDYVEIGMDHFALKSDSMYQAMINQKLHRNFMGYTTSNTQVMIGLGMSAISDSWYSFAQNHKSVKKYTDLVKGGTIPVVKGHILNEEDLLIRRHILNLMCHMETDFTEAKFPELESVKNNLAEMEKDELIIFEDNRLKVTEKGRIFVRNICMAFDLRMLRNQPQTKIFSMTI from the coding sequence ATGCAAAAAAAATTAATTCAAAAATACAATACACCTGGACCGCGGTATACGAGTTATCCTACTGTTCCGTATTGGGATGAAAATACATTTAGCCTAGAGAGTTGGAAGCAAACCTTAGTGAAATCTTACCAAGAAACTAATCAAAAAGATGGGATTTCGATTTACATTCACTTGCCGTTTTGTGAGAGTTTATGCACGTTTTGTGCTTGCCACAAACATATTACCAAACGCCATGAGGTGGAAGATGACTACATTGACACGGTACTAGAGGAATGGAAATTGTATCTTCAGCTACTTGGGGAAAAGCCAAGAGTCAAAGAATTGCACTTTGGCGGAGGAACACCAACATTTTTTAGCCCAGAAAATTTAATCCGATTGCTCGAGGGACTTTTTGAAAATGCAGAAATACACCCTGAGCATGAATTTAGTATAGAAGGACATCCTAATAATACTACAAGGGAGCATCTACAGGCTTTGTATGATTTTGGATTCAAGCGAATTAGCTTCGGAGTTCAGGATTATGACCTTCAAATTCAAGAAGCTATAAACCGCATTCAGCCTTATGAAAATGTGGAGCGTGTAACGCTTCAAGCACGTGAAATTGGCTATGAAAGTATTAGCCACGATTTGGTTTTTGGGCTGCCATTCCATTCTTTAGAAAAAATGAAAGAGACTATCCGCCTGACTAAGAAGCTAAATCCTGACCGAATAGCCTTCTACAGCTATGCGCATGTGCCGTGGGTGAAGGGAGTGGGGCAGCGTGGCTTTGATGAGGAAGATTTACCGACACCTGATAAAAAAAGGGAGTTGTATGAGGTAGGGAAGCAAATGCTGGAAGAGTTGGATTATGTAGAAATAGGGATGGATCATTTTGCTCTGAAATCAGACTCGATGTATCAGGCGATGATTAATCAGAAACTGCACCGAAACTTTATGGGCTACACAACTTCCAACACGCAAGTGATGATTGGCCTAGGAATGTCGGCTATTTCTGATAGCTGGTATAGTTTTGCTCAGAATCATAAGAGTGTAAAAAAATATACCGATTTGGTGAAAGGCGGTACAATTCCTGTGGTGAAAGGGCATATTTTGAACGAGGAAGATTTACTAATTCGCCGACATATTCTCAACTTGATGTGTCATATGGAAACAGACTTTACAGAAGCTAAATTCCCTGAATTAGAATCAGTTAAGAATAATTTGGCTGAAATGGAAAAAGATGAATTGATTATCTTTGAAGATAATCGCTTGAAAGTTACAGAAAAAGGGCGGATTTTTGTAAGGAATATTTGTATGGCTTTTGATTTGCGAATGCTGAGGAATCAACCACAGACAAAAATTTTTTCAATGACAATTTAA
- the kdsA gene encoding 3-deoxy-8-phosphooctulonate synthase, with protein MIQSLDKIKNKNSEQFFLIAGPCAIENEDTPRRIAEKIVELTDRYRIPYIFKGSFRKANRSRLDSFMGIGDEKALNILKKIGEEFDIPVTTDIHECSEATLAADYVDVLQIPAFLVRQTDLVVAAAQTGKVVTLKKGQFLSPEAMKFPVEKVKESGNEKVAIIERGTTFGYQDLVVDFRGIPVMNRFAPVILDVTHSLQQPNQKSGVTGGKPELIETLAKAGIATGAEGIFIETHPEPQNAKSDGANMLPLSKLDDLLAKLTKIREVIDSI; from the coding sequence ATGATTCAATCTTTAGACAAAATCAAAAATAAGAATTCCGAGCAATTTTTCCTCATTGCAGGGCCTTGTGCCATTGAAAATGAAGATACGCCCCGTCGTATTGCAGAGAAAATTGTGGAGTTGACAGATAGATATAGAATTCCTTATATTTTTAAGGGTTCTTTTAGAAAAGCCAACCGTTCTAGGTTAGATTCCTTCATGGGAATTGGTGATGAAAAGGCTTTAAATATTTTAAAAAAAATAGGAGAAGAGTTTGATATTCCTGTGACGACAGATATTCACGAATGCTCGGAAGCGACTTTAGCGGCTGATTATGTGGATGTTTTGCAGATTCCAGCTTTTCTAGTTCGGCAAACAGATTTGGTGGTGGCTGCTGCACAAACAGGGAAAGTCGTTACGCTAAAAAAAGGTCAATTTTTGTCTCCAGAGGCAATGAAATTTCCTGTGGAGAAAGTAAAAGAAAGTGGGAATGAAAAAGTGGCAATCATTGAGCGAGGAACCACATTTGGTTATCAGGATTTGGTAGTAGACTTTAGAGGAATTCCTGTGATGAATAGGTTTGCACCTGTGATTTTGGACGTGACGCATTCACTCCAGCAACCAAATCAAAAATCGGGTGTGACTGGAGGAAAACCAGAGTTGATAGAAACTTTGGCAAAAGCAGGTATAGCGACTGGAGCTGAGGGAATCTTTATTGAAACGCACCCTGAGCCTCAAAATGCTAAATCAGATGGAGCTAATATGTTGCCACTTAGTAAATTAGATGATTTGTTGGCAAAATTAACTAAAATTAGAGAAGTCATTGATTCTATTTAA